One stretch of Pomacea canaliculata isolate SZHN2017 linkage group LG1, ASM307304v1, whole genome shotgun sequence DNA includes these proteins:
- the LOC112563643 gene encoding sodium-dependent multivitamin transporter-like isoform X1 encodes MEMWSSFGNYSWLDIVNIAQRMQHSDSSITTGVIQKLGFLDYIIFATLLLTSMVIGGYQAYRDRENESVVNFLMAERNMHPLPVALSLLSSYVSAVSMLGVPAEVYLYSTLYIWIGVSYPLVMLATAYIYLPIFHALRITSVYAYLEKRFSKMIRAVAVITFVMQMISYMALVLYAPSLAIHSVTGFSLWSAVWIVGIVCTSYTALGGIKAVMWTDVFQSAVMFAGLLTVAIKGMMAVGGIATAWDDLYTSGRVVFAEFSPDPSVRHTVWSLFIGGFFSVLGIYGVNQVQVQRLCTSRTLCGAQIALMLNVPLLWFFLLAGLVTGVAIYSFYSTCDPLSVGIINSTDQVLPLFVMDAMGKEPGIPGLFVASIFSGALGTISSGLNSVSAVLLEDIIRSHLDETIGETQIKNLLQLIILMISLLCLAVVHIVAETKNILQAALSLYGLFAGPILGLFSLGLFFPWANESGALAGLLASLTVMAGIVLGSIITVPSSKFPYSPRNTHGCPNITEFMKFISNNTSTATPTPADAERWFFYPLFTISYIWYGMYSVIIVIVVGLLVSFVTGPTKPSEINPWLICPIFDILPPFKFLPEPTRKLLRWGVRPREINNLEEVQECDISVEKFSSDDEYNDDEMSMTRERKRSSKPNSVHPSYGDIGN; translated from the exons ATGGAGATGTGGAGTTCTTTCGGTAACTACTCCTGGTTGGACATTGTCAACATCGCGCAAA GGATGCAACATTCCGACAGCAGCATCACGACGGGCGTCATCCAAAAGCTCGGCTTCCTCGACTACATCATCTTCGCCACCCTCTTGCTGACGTCCATGGTCATCGGCGGCTACCAGGCGTACCGCGACCGCGAGAACGAGTCGGTGGTGAACTTCTTGATGGCGGAGCGCAACATGCATCCGCTGCCCGTGGCGTTGTCGTTGTTGTCCAGCTACGTGTCGGCGGTGAGCATGCTGGGGGTGCCGGCCGAGGTGTACTTGTACAGCACCCTGTACATCTGGATTGGGGTCAGCTACCCGCTCGTCATGCTGGCCACCGCCTACATTTACCTGCCCATCTTCCACGCTCTCAGGATCACCAGTGTGTACGCG TATCTGGAGAAGCGTTTCTCTAAGATGATCCGGGCTGTGGCGGTGATAACATTCGTCATGCAGATG ATTTCTTACATGGCGCTAGTTCTGTATGCACCGTCACTGGCGATACATTCTG TGACTGGATTTTCTCTCTGGAGCGCGGTGTGGATTGTTGGGATCGTGTGCACGTCCTACACAGCCCTC GGCGGCATCAAGGCTGTGATGTGGACGGACGTCTTCCAGTCGGCGGTGATGTTCGCGGGGCTGCTGACGGTGGCCATCAAGGGCATGATGGCGGTGGGCGGCATCGCCACGGCTTGGGACGACTTGTACACCTCTGGACGAGTTGTCTTCGCTGA GTTTAGCCCAGATCCGTCAGTACGTCACACTGTGTGGTCCTTATTCATCGGCGGATTCTTCTCGGTGTTGGGCATCTACGGGGTCAACCAGGTTCAGGTCCAGCGCTTGTGCACCAGCCGCACGCTCTGTGGCGCTCAAAT TGCTCTCATGCTGAACGTTCCTCTCTTGTGGTTCTTCTTGCTTGCGGGGCTGGTAACCGGTGTTGCCATCTACAGCTTCTACAGCACCTGCGACCCTCTCAGTGTCGGCATCATCAACAGCACGGATCAG GTTCTGCCTCTCTTTGTTATGGATGCGATGGGTAAGGAACCTGGAATTCCGGGACTGTTCGTGGCTTCCATCTTCAGTGGCGCGCTCGG TACAATATCTTCAGGCCTCAACTCCGTGTCAGCAGTTCTGCTGGAAGACATCATCAGATCACACCTGGATGAGACCATCGGCGAAACGCAGATTAAAAACCTGTTGCAGCTGATCA TACTGATGATTTCTCTCCTCTGTCTGGCGGTGGTGCACATCGTTGCGGAGACCAAGAACATCCTGCAG GCTGCTTTATCGCTGTATGGACTGTTCGCCGGTCCCATCCTCGGCCTCTTCTCCCTGGGCTTGTTCTTTCCTTGGGCCAACGAATCG GGGGCGCTGGCGGGGTTACTGGCGAGCCTGACCGTCATGGCCGGGATTGTGCTCGGCAGCATCATCACGGTGCCCTCAAGCAAGTTCCCCTACTCTCCTAGAAACACGCACGGCTGTCCAAACATAACAGAGTTCATGAAGTtcatcagcaacaacaccaGCACGGCGACACCGACACCAGCGGACGCCGAAAG GTGGTTTTTCTACCCCCTCTTCACCATTTCCTACATATGGTACGGCATGTACTCGGTCATCATTGTTATCGTCGTCGGCCTCCTCGTCAGTTTTGTAACAG GCCCTACAAAGCCTTCTGAGATCAACCCATGGCTCATCTGCCCCATCTTCGACATCTTGCCGCCCTTCAAGTTTCTACCTGAGCCTACACGCAAGCTCCTACGATGGGGAGTGCGCCCCAGG GAAATAAACAACCTGGAGGAAGTGCAGGAGTGCGACATAAGTGTGGAAAAGTTTAGTTCTGATGATGAATACAACGACGACGAAATGTCCATGACGAGGGAAAGGAAGCGCAGCTCTAAACCGAATTCTGTCCACCCTTCCTATGGTGACATTGGTAATTAG
- the LOC112563633 gene encoding calpain-2 catalytic subunit-like — protein sequence MTDYESIKRKCLQAGTLFEDPDFPANSSSLYHQAPWSTPLIEWKRPKEIVSDAQFIVDGALYVDLEQGTLGNCWFIAAAASLAASNKALIERVVPPNQGYGQDYAGIFLFNFWQYGKWQEVIVDDRLPTRDGQLVYTSSTRKNEFWCALLEKAFAKLYGCYEALDGGRVHDALLDMTGGVTELVDLRGSVSPDKIADLLMACEGMETIMGAGIFKRSSRSETKLSSGLYSEHAYSIIRLKTVTHKGQKKLLLLLRNPFGHGEWNGAWSDKHSTWDDLSPNERNDQAFNKRDDGEFWMSVQDFVQHFDELELCHLSPDLLTDKQRGMVVKKKWKQATFSGSWLRGVNAGGSPMSRTSRKFWTNPQYRVTLEGSVPSSMVISLIKVTGKLKQQTNDIAIGFAIFKIRPGKEPPSALTADNNYEHSELVDKSGSIWLFRERALHFTLDPGTYIIIPYTLVPDKEADFYLRIFTELSASAGPVEEPLGPTRETVEVAEDLIDVLFHKHQGPDGKVDARGVQKILAEANQKEFGKAEGYSLETCRCVIAFNDPYVTGLLDKEQVRKVWKDILAWKDAFKSADVSRDNTVDVTELKGLFQHIGFNLDTTALHRVVRRYGDREGRMHEDDFMQAICRILRAYRMFKKMSNGGKMMMDLQEWMVTTLYL from the exons ATGACCGACTACGAAAGCATCAAACGAAAATGTCTGCAGGCGGGCACACTGTTTGAGGACCCGGATTTCCCAGCAAACAGCTCCTCGCTGTACCATCAAGCTCCCTGGTCTACTCCCCTCATCGAGTGGAAGCGACCCAAG gaaatCGTCTCCGATGCACAGTTTATTGTAGATGGTGCGTTGTATGTTGATCTGGAGCAGGGAACTCTAG GTAACTGCTGGTTTATAGCGGCAGCCGCTTCCTTGGCAGCATCCAACAAAGCTCTGATAGAAAGAGTGGTGCCCCCTAACCAAGGGTACGGCCAAGACTACGCAG GGATATTCCTCTTCAACTTCTGGCAGTACGGCAAGTGGCAGGAGGTGATTGTAGACGATCGTCTGCCCACGCGCGATGGCCAGCTGGTGTACACCTCCAGCACGCGCAAGAATGAATTCTGGTGCGCGCTTCTCgagaaagcatttgccaa GCTGTACGGTTGCTACGAGGCGCTGGACGGAGGGCGCGTGCACGACGCACTGCTGGACATGACCGGCGGGGTCACTGAGCTGGTGGACCTGAGGGGCTCGGTCAGCCCCGACAAGATCGCCGACCTCCTGATGGCGTGTGAGGGCATGGAGACCATCATGGGCGCCGGCATCTTC AAGCGATCAAGTCGGTCAGAGACGAAGCTGTCGTCGGGACTGTACTCGGAGCACGCCTACAGCATCATCCGACTGAAGACA GTGACCCACAAAGGTCAAAAGaaactgctgctgttgctgcgaAATCCGTTCGGCCATGGCGAGTGGAACGGAGCGTGGTCTGACAA GCACAGTACCTGGGACGATCTCAGCCCCAACGAACGAAACGATCAAGCTTTCAACAAACGAGACGACGGCGAGTTTTG GATGAGTGTCCAAGATTTTGTGCAACACTTTGACGAGCTGGAGTTATGCCACCTGTCTCCAGATCTTTTGACAGACAAACAACGTGGAATG GTGGTAAAGAAAAAGTGGAAGCAGGCGACCTTCTCGGGAAGTTGGCTCAGGGGAGTGAACGCTGGGGGCTCTCCCATGAGTAGGACATCAC GTAAGTTCTGGACCAACCCCCAGTACCGAGTGACCCTAGAGGGTTCAGTGCCCAGCAGCATGGTTATCTCCCTTATCAAGGTGACTGGCAAGCTGAAACAGCAAACCAACGACATCGCCATCGGCTTCGCGATCTTTAAG ATCAGGCCTGGCAAAGAGCCTCCCTCTGCACTGACCGCGGACAACAACTATGAACATTCGGAGCTGGTGGACAAGTCCGGCTCCATCTGGCTTTTCAGAGAGCGCGCCTTGCACTTCACCCTTGACCCCGGCACGTACATCATCATACCCTACACCCTCGTTCCTGATAAAGAGGCGGATTTCTACCTGAGGATCTTCACCGAGCTATCTGCCAGCGCAGG ACCTGTTGAAGAGCCTCTTGGACCCACCAGG GAGACGGTAGAGGTGGCAGAGGACCTCATTGATGTGCTGTTCCACAAGCATCAGGGGCCTGATGGCAAAGTCGATGCCAGGGGTGTACAGAAGATTCTCGCTGAAGCCAACCAGAAAG aGTTCGGGAAAGCCGAGGGCTACTCTCTAGAAACATGTCGCTGTGTGATCGCCTTCAACGAC CCATATGTGACCGGTCTGCTTGATAAAGAACAAGTGAGGAAAGTCTGGAAGGACATCTTGGCATGGAAG GATGCTTTCAAGAGTGCAGACGTGAGCAGGGACAACACTGTGGATGTCACGGAGCTGAAGGGGCTCTTCCAACACATCG GCTTCAACCTGGACACCACGGCCTTGCACCGCGTGGTGCGGCGCTATGGCGACCGCGAGGGTCGGATGCACGAGGACGACTTCATGCAGGCCATTTGCCGCATCCTCCGCGCCTACA GGATGTTCAAGAAGATGTCTAACGGTGGGAAGATGATGATGGATCTACAGGAG TGGATGGTGACCACGCTGTACCTTTGA
- the LOC112563643 gene encoding sodium-dependent multivitamin transporter-like isoform X2 → MQHSDSSITTGVIQKLGFLDYIIFATLLLTSMVIGGYQAYRDRENESVVNFLMAERNMHPLPVALSLLSSYVSAVSMLGVPAEVYLYSTLYIWIGVSYPLVMLATAYIYLPIFHALRITSVYAYLEKRFSKMIRAVAVITFVMQMISYMALVLYAPSLAIHSVTGFSLWSAVWIVGIVCTSYTALGGIKAVMWTDVFQSAVMFAGLLTVAIKGMMAVGGIATAWDDLYTSGRVVFAEFSPDPSVRHTVWSLFIGGFFSVLGIYGVNQVQVQRLCTSRTLCGAQIALMLNVPLLWFFLLAGLVTGVAIYSFYSTCDPLSVGIINSTDQVLPLFVMDAMGKEPGIPGLFVASIFSGALGTISSGLNSVSAVLLEDIIRSHLDETIGETQIKNLLQLIILMISLLCLAVVHIVAETKNILQAALSLYGLFAGPILGLFSLGLFFPWANESGALAGLLASLTVMAGIVLGSIITVPSSKFPYSPRNTHGCPNITEFMKFISNNTSTATPTPADAERWFFYPLFTISYIWYGMYSVIIVIVVGLLVSFVTGPTKPSEINPWLICPIFDILPPFKFLPEPTRKLLRWGVRPREINNLEEVQECDISVEKFSSDDEYNDDEMSMTRERKRSSKPNSVHPSYGDIGN, encoded by the exons ATGCAACATTCCGACAGCAGCATCACGACGGGCGTCATCCAAAAGCTCGGCTTCCTCGACTACATCATCTTCGCCACCCTCTTGCTGACGTCCATGGTCATCGGCGGCTACCAGGCGTACCGCGACCGCGAGAACGAGTCGGTGGTGAACTTCTTGATGGCGGAGCGCAACATGCATCCGCTGCCCGTGGCGTTGTCGTTGTTGTCCAGCTACGTGTCGGCGGTGAGCATGCTGGGGGTGCCGGCCGAGGTGTACTTGTACAGCACCCTGTACATCTGGATTGGGGTCAGCTACCCGCTCGTCATGCTGGCCACCGCCTACATTTACCTGCCCATCTTCCACGCTCTCAGGATCACCAGTGTGTACGCG TATCTGGAGAAGCGTTTCTCTAAGATGATCCGGGCTGTGGCGGTGATAACATTCGTCATGCAGATG ATTTCTTACATGGCGCTAGTTCTGTATGCACCGTCACTGGCGATACATTCTG TGACTGGATTTTCTCTCTGGAGCGCGGTGTGGATTGTTGGGATCGTGTGCACGTCCTACACAGCCCTC GGCGGCATCAAGGCTGTGATGTGGACGGACGTCTTCCAGTCGGCGGTGATGTTCGCGGGGCTGCTGACGGTGGCCATCAAGGGCATGATGGCGGTGGGCGGCATCGCCACGGCTTGGGACGACTTGTACACCTCTGGACGAGTTGTCTTCGCTGA GTTTAGCCCAGATCCGTCAGTACGTCACACTGTGTGGTCCTTATTCATCGGCGGATTCTTCTCGGTGTTGGGCATCTACGGGGTCAACCAGGTTCAGGTCCAGCGCTTGTGCACCAGCCGCACGCTCTGTGGCGCTCAAAT TGCTCTCATGCTGAACGTTCCTCTCTTGTGGTTCTTCTTGCTTGCGGGGCTGGTAACCGGTGTTGCCATCTACAGCTTCTACAGCACCTGCGACCCTCTCAGTGTCGGCATCATCAACAGCACGGATCAG GTTCTGCCTCTCTTTGTTATGGATGCGATGGGTAAGGAACCTGGAATTCCGGGACTGTTCGTGGCTTCCATCTTCAGTGGCGCGCTCGG TACAATATCTTCAGGCCTCAACTCCGTGTCAGCAGTTCTGCTGGAAGACATCATCAGATCACACCTGGATGAGACCATCGGCGAAACGCAGATTAAAAACCTGTTGCAGCTGATCA TACTGATGATTTCTCTCCTCTGTCTGGCGGTGGTGCACATCGTTGCGGAGACCAAGAACATCCTGCAG GCTGCTTTATCGCTGTATGGACTGTTCGCCGGTCCCATCCTCGGCCTCTTCTCCCTGGGCTTGTTCTTTCCTTGGGCCAACGAATCG GGGGCGCTGGCGGGGTTACTGGCGAGCCTGACCGTCATGGCCGGGATTGTGCTCGGCAGCATCATCACGGTGCCCTCAAGCAAGTTCCCCTACTCTCCTAGAAACACGCACGGCTGTCCAAACATAACAGAGTTCATGAAGTtcatcagcaacaacaccaGCACGGCGACACCGACACCAGCGGACGCCGAAAG GTGGTTTTTCTACCCCCTCTTCACCATTTCCTACATATGGTACGGCATGTACTCGGTCATCATTGTTATCGTCGTCGGCCTCCTCGTCAGTTTTGTAACAG GCCCTACAAAGCCTTCTGAGATCAACCCATGGCTCATCTGCCCCATCTTCGACATCTTGCCGCCCTTCAAGTTTCTACCTGAGCCTACACGCAAGCTCCTACGATGGGGAGTGCGCCCCAGG GAAATAAACAACCTGGAGGAAGTGCAGGAGTGCGACATAAGTGTGGAAAAGTTTAGTTCTGATGATGAATACAACGACGACGAAATGTCCATGACGAGGGAAAGGAAGCGCAGCTCTAAACCGAATTCTGTCCACCCTTCCTATGGTGACATTGGTAATTAG